CTGATCAGCCTGCACTCGTTAGGATGAAAGGTGCTTTGCTTGCTACTGCTGTAGCAGAGTATTTTCGCGACCAGGGCAAGCAAGTTATGTTAATGATGGACTCTTTAACTAGGTATGCAATGGCAGGTAGGGAGGTCGGCTTGGCCGTAGGTGAACCACCAGCAGCTAGGGGCTATACACCGTCAGTGTTTGCAACACTGCCAAGGTTATTAGAACGGGCAGGAACATCAGCGACAGGAAGTATTACGGCGTTCTATACCGTGTTAGTCGATGCTGATGATATGAATGAACCGATTGCGGATGCTGTGAGGGGAATTCTAGATGGACACATTGTGTTATCGAGAAAGCTCGCCCATAAAGGTCATTATCCAGCAATAGATGTGTTACAAAGCGTCAGCCGTGTAATGAATGATATTTCAGATAAAGAACATCTAGAAGTATCTAATCGTCTTAAGGAATTGTTAGCTATTTATAGAGAGTCAGAAGATTTAATATCAATTGGTGCATATAAAAAAGGTAGTAATCGAAAACTCGATATAGCAATTCAATTTAAAGATAGAATAGATCAATTTTGTCAGCAACAGATATATGAGAAAACAACCTTGCAGGAGTCGATTGATAGCTTAACACAACTAATTAGGGAGTAGTGTTATGAAACCTTTTCATTTTCAATATCAGAAAATACTAGATATCAAGCATAAGGACGTTGATACTGCAAAAAAAATATTTAGCAGTTCGGCTAAAGAATTAGAAGATGCTAAAGCGGTATATGAGGAATACAAAATCGAAGAATTAGCGCTACAAAGGGAATTAGCTGAAGTACAATCTACTTCAACGTTTACTTTATGTAATGGATATCAGTACTACTTGAAGCTGAAAAAACAGCGAGAAGAACAATTGCGAAGAGTAAGGGAATTAGAAAAAGTTCTAATAATCAAACATAGGGAGCTTATGCAAGCATATAAAGAAGAGAAGAAATGGGATAAGCTATCTGAGATTAAAAAAGAAGCCTATGTTTTTGAACAATCTAAATTAGATCAAGAGAATTTAGATGAGATTAGCTTACGACAATATGGTATGAAAAAATAAAACAATATGCCGATAACTTATAAGTGGAGATATATAAACTCAAGCAGCTATTAGTGCAATTGACATAGGTGGTGGAAATATGGCAGATTCTTCAGAGAAAAATTACAGTAAGCTTGAGTGGTTGTTCTATATTATAATTTTACCGATGTTATTTACTGCAATTTTATCTGGGGTGTTTATGTCGTTTTTGGGATATGACATAGCAGGAACAATACGTAATGCTCTTTCAGCCGTTCCTGTTGTTGGCAACTATATTCCTGATGATCCGGATCGGCAATTAACTGCTGAGGAGCAGATAGAACAATTGCAAGTGGATATTAATAATTTAGAAAATGACATAGATAACCAACTGACAATAATAAATGAACTAAATAGTTCATTAGAGACTAGGGACAACACAATTGCTGCCCTTGAGCAACAGATTGCTGAACTTAATAAGCAACTAGAGGGCAAGCTGTTAGATCAACAGGCCTGGGAGGAGAATTTAGCGGAGCTAGCGAGGATGTATACTAGCATGCCGCCCAATCGTGCCGCACCTATAATTTCAAATCTACCAGACTTAGAGGCTATACAGATATTAAACCAAATGAATAGTGCAGATAGAGCAAAAATTCTAGAACAGATGAACCCAATACAAGCAGCTACATTGACTTCTCTAATGACAGCTCGACCAGATTCTGAATCTGAAGAGGTAGCTGTATTGCTAGCAAAAATAGAGCAGTTAAATAACCAATTAGATCAAAGACACAGGCGAGAAGAACGCGCCCAGGAGCTTGCGAGTTTATACTCAAATGTGTCAGAGGAACGAGCTGCAGAAGTTATAGCTCAAATGAATAATGCTGAAGCAGTAGAGATATTAAGGCAAATGTCAGACGTTAAGCGAAGCTCAATCCTTGGAATTATGCCATCTAATAGGGCTGCGGTGCTTACCCAGCTACTATTAAACTAAATTTATAAGATTTATGTTACTATTTGAGAGGAGGTGAAAACGAATGAATATGAACGTATTTTTTGCTGAATTTGATATGCAGCAACAACTACTACCTAAGGGCAAAAAGAACGCAGACATGGGGAGTTTATTTGCTGATGTACTATTGAATAAAACCCTTCTGGCTAAAGGTGAAACTGTAGATGCTAGCTTGTTCTCCTATGAATTTGCTGAAATGTTTTATGCTTTGTCTGCTAATACTGGCAATTCGTTAGTTGGTTCTAACACTAGTAAAGACCAATTCGGAGTTAGTGACCAGTTATTCACAGATTATTTATTAGCTAGTATGGTTAGTGAGAAGCTCAGCAATCTGGAAAATGATAATAGTGATTACCTTGCTAATATTACTGAGTTGAAAGATTTACTTGCTAGTTTAAGCATGAAGGAAAGTAAAGCTATCGAGACGCTTGTAGAGAGTCTTTTGGAAAGTTTAAGTACAGATTTTGAATCTGGTGATGTTGAGTTAAAGTCTCTAATAAGCGAATTAGACACTGCAAAGTTATCTGAAGCATTTGGATTTTTGGACATCGCACTTGTGATGTTACAACAATTGATCGGCGCTTCTCAGAAGAATATAGCAAAAGCTAATTCTTTGTCGTCAAGTCAGGATGCTTTATTTCAACATAAGCATAAGCTCACTAATAAATCTAATTTATCTGCAAATGCTCTGGAGATACTTGCAAAGCTAGAGAATAATAATGCTTTGTTAAAGGATTTATTACAGACTATGGGCAAAGAGGCAGATAAAGCTCGAGAACTAATAAGCATGCTTAAGCAGCTTATAGCAAAGACTGAACAAAAATCTTTCCATGAAGGATCTAACAATCAACAGCTAGTAACAAATGTTAAGCAAATTCCATTACATCTACAGCAAAATATGACACTTCCTCGAAACACAGAGAGTAAGAACAGTCAATCAAAAGCAAGCGATGTTGGAAGTCAGGAAGTCAAAGCAGCTACAACAGTGAATACTGGGGAAGTAAAAGCTAATATACAACAACCAGTAACTGAAGAAAGAAACTCAATTAATCACCAACATCAGTGGCAGCAAACTGGTAAAGAGCTTCAAAGTAGAGATACCATAGCTGTTGCTAACAGTCAAAATGCAAGTCAAGAAGCTACAAAAAATTCAAGTTCAAACGAGGTTAGACTTAATTACACTAACCCTAACGAACTTCAAAAGCAAATTCAAGAACTTGTTGTTAAACAAGCAAAGTATGTTAAGAAGCCAAATGGTCAGCAATCTTTAATCGTCAATTTACAGCCAGCTAATCTAGGATCCATCAAAATAGTAGTTGCGGCAAATCAAGGTCAGTTAACTGCTAGTATAATTACTGACACTGTGATGACTAAGGAGTTAATCGAAAGCACAATAAACAACCTTCGAGTAGCTTTAGCCAATACAGGGATTCAGCTTGACAGAATGGAAATTCAACAGCAGAATCAGTCAAATCAATCTGTAGCTCAGTCGGCAGGTGCACAGTCACATTTACAACAGCAAAAACGCAACCAAGATCACCAAGATGAGCAGCAGCAGAAGAAACAAAAAAGTTCAGGTAGATTTGACATTGACGAATTAGAAGAACTGGCACTTGATTTTATCGCTGACAATAATCTTGATAAGCGCTTTGTAAGTCATGATGGATATTCTGCAGCAGTAAATTATACTGCTTAGGAGGAACTATATGGGTAACACAATCAATATTGATAGACAGTCCTTTTCAAATACTCAACAACGTGAAATAAGACAAGAGTTAGGCAAGGACGATTTTCTGAAAATTCTTGTTACACAATTACAGCATCAAGATCCAATGCAACCGCTTGAAGATCGCGAATTTATTGCACAAATGGCTCAATTTAGCTCATTGGAGCAAATGACCAAGATTGCAGAATTGCAAAAGCAAAGCAACTCGATGCAGCAATTTCAAGCATTTCAGCTAGTTGGCAAAGGATTAGAGGGTATTTCTGATAATCAAGTTATTAATGGAGTTGTGTCTGAAGTTCGCATGAAGAATGGTATAGCTGTTTTAAGGGTTAACGGAAGAGACATTTCACTTGAAGATATTGTACGTGTATATGAAGTGAAGCCTGATTCACCAGTTGAAGAACCTAAAGAAACAGAGCAGCCAGAAGTACCAGGAGAAGAAGCTGATAATAATATTCCTGATAATACTGAGGAAACAGCAGAGGGTGTGGAAGCAGGCACTGATGACAATAATAAAACAGACGAATTATAGTTAAATGTAAGGAGGGACGTTTATGGACAACAAAATTTGGTTTCATCAACCAATCCAGCCTGTAAAACGCCCAATAACAAGCACACCAAAAACAAGTACACAGCAACCAACTAAAAACTTTAATGATGTGTTCCAAAAAACACTAGAAACAACTAACGAACCTGTTAAATTTAGCACCCATGCGATGAAGCGTATCAATGAGCGTGGTATAAATATGACAGAATCAGATATTTCAAAACTTGACAATGCAATTAAAAAAGCTGCCTTAAAAGGTTCTAAGGATGCATTAGTAATAATGAATCAGGTGGCATATGTTGTCAGTGTTAATAACAAAACAGTAGTTACAGCAATGGATGAAAAATCAACAAAAGAAAACGTATTTACAAACATTGACAGTGCAATAATTTTGTAAAACGGGGCTGGACCTAACGGGGGCCTCAGACTTGCCGAACGATTGACGCAAGTTACACACATTGAGGAGGACATAAAAATGTTAAGATCACTTTATTCGGGTGTATCGGGAATGCAAGGTTTTCAAACGAAATTAGATGTAATTGGTAATAATATAGCAAACGTTAATACTGTAGGATTTAAAGCAAGCAGAGTAATGTTTCAAGATGTTCTTAGTCAAAGAATCGCTGGAGCAACAATTCCAGAGGACGGCGAAAGAGGTGGGCGTAACCCTGTTCAAGTTGGACTTGGTGTAGGTGTTGCAGCAATCGATACCCTTCATACAGAGGGTAGCCCACAAACAACTGGTGTAGGAACAGATTTATATATAAACGGTGACGGATATTTCGCTGTGCAGGATGGCGCTGATGGTGAAATCCTATTAACGCGTGCTGGGAACTTCACTTTAGATGCTCTAGGATTTTTAGTTACCGCTGACGGATACTTTGTTCTTGATGAAGGTGGCGAGCCTATACAGTTAGAAGACGAAGTTGAATCATTTAGCATAGGCGCTAATGGATTGATAACGACCATTGATGGTGAAGGTGAACAAGGTGAAGCAGGTATCATTGGCCTTGTTACTGTTAGAAATCCTATGGGCTTAGAAAAAGTAGGTGGTACTAAGTTTAGAATTACAGGAAATGCTGATGAAGAAATTGAGCCTCAAATCGGAGCACCAGGTGAAGAACGCAGGGGCTTCTTAGTAGCAGGCCGCCTCGAGATGTCAAATGTTGAGCTTACAAGCGAATTCACTGAAATGATTATTACTCAAAGAGGATTCCAGGCAAACTCTAGAATTATTACTACATCTGATGAAATACTTCAGGAAGTAGTTAATCTGAAACGATAAATATTATTATTAATAATATAGTTGGTCGGTAGCGTTTAAGAAACGCTACCAACTACCTATATTATATGTTTTTACTTTGGAGTGATTCAAATGATTGAAGTATCAAGACTAAATGGTAGTACTTTTTATATAAACCCATTACACATTGAAGGTTTCGAATCTATTCCAGATGTAGTAATAACCTTAACAAATGGGAAAAAGCTTGTTGTGCGAGAGAATGCTGATGAGATCATTACTAAACTGACTGAGTTTTATAGAAACACTGGTGGGCTAAAAGTGGTGATTCAATACCAAGCACAACAGGAAATTGAAAAGTAGCTGGAGGTAGTGCCTGTGTTTCAAAATAAGTTATTAAATATCTCATTAATTATATTAATAGCGCTTTCATTATTAGCAATAGTTAGTGTGTTAGCGTATATGTTGTTCTATGATGGAACGCTAGATGATAATGATGAGCCTAGGCCAGTATCGGGTTCTGACGTACAAGAGCTAGCAATTAAAACTGATAAAATAACAACAAATCTAGCGGACGGTAGGATGATAATTTTAACCTTATCATTGTTAGCAGAAGATAGACGTTCAAGAGATGAACTTCAGCAAAGAATGGTTCAGGTTAATGATTTAATTATCACGACACTCCACTCCCAAACAAGGAAAGATTTTGAGACAACAGAAGGCTTAGAATCTTATAAGCTATTATTACTTCAAAGATTAAATCAAATTATGGAACGTGGTACTATTATTGACGTATTTTATATTGAAAAGGTAATACAATAACGCATTAAAATAACATTGTTAAAAGAAAAGTGGGTGGTCTTAAAATGAGTGAGGTTCTCTCTCAAAGTGAAATTGACGCCCTTCTTACCGCTATATCTTCTGGAGAATTAGATGCAGAGGAAATGCGTAAGGATGAAGTGCAGAAAAAAGTAAAAACCTATGATTTTAAAAGAGCATATAGATTTTCTAAGGATCAGACACGGAGTTTAACTCGTATTCATGAAAATTTCGCTAGGCTTTTAACGAGTTATTTCTCTGCACAATTTAGAACTTTAGTTCAGATTGCAGTAGCTTCCGTTGACCAGTTGCCATATGACGAATTCATTAGGTCAATTCCTAAGATGACAATCTTAAATGTATTCGAAGCATATCCATTAGAAGGAAGATTGGTAATGGAGGTTAACCCCAATGTAGCGTATGCCATGCTAGATAGATTAATGGGCGGTCAAGGGGTTAGCGCTGAAAAATTTAGGAGTCTTACCGAGATTGAAACAATTGTAATGGAGAAAATTTTTAATAAAGCATTAGAGAATTTTGCTGAAGCTTGGAAAACTGTAGTAGATTTAGAACCTGAATTAGATGTATTAGAAACAAATCCACAGTTTATGCAAATAGTTTCTCCTAATGAGACAGTAGCTGTAATCTCCTTTAGCACTAAAATTGGTGATGCGACTGGTATGATAAATTTATGCTTGCCGCATGTTGTGTTAGAACCGATAATGCCAAAGCTAACTGCAAGTCATTGGCTTGCATCCCAGAAAAAGGCTAGATCGGAACAAGAGATTCAACAAATTCAAGAACGAGTTAAGAAGGCAACAGTAACAGTAAAAGCAGAGCTTGGTTCAACACCGCTTACAATAGGAGAGTTTTTAAATTTAGCTGTAGGCGATATTATTCAATTAGACTCACTATATGAAGAACCAGTGAAAATACGAGTGGGGAATTTGTTGAAGTTTAAAGGTCAGCCTGGTGTATCGAAAAAACGTATAGCTTTACAAGTTTCGGAAGTTTTAGAAGAAGGAGTTGAAGAAAATGGGTAGAGATATGCTTTCTCAAGAAGAAATAGATGCTTTATTAAAAGCTGGAGGCTCTGATGAAGACGATGATGAAAGTACTTACGAAGCTCTAGATACGGATAGCTCTAAAAATACAAACGTCTCAATAGATATAAATGATTACTTATCACCATTTGAACAGGATGCATTAGGAGAAATAGGAAATATATCATTTGGTAGTGCGGCAACAGCTTTATCAACTTTATTAGGACAGAAAGTGGATATTACAACTCCAACGGTCTCAGTAATAGAAGTAGAAAAAGTTAACAATGAATTTCCGATGCCACATGTAGCTGTAAATGTTGGTTATACAAGCGGCTTTGAAGGCAGTAATTTATTAGTTATCAAGTCAAGTGATGCCCGTATTATCGCTGATTTGATGATGGGTGGAGATGGTCGTCCAGACCAAGAGCAAGAATTGAGTGAACTCCATACAAGCGCGGTATCTGAAGCTATGAATCAAATGATGGGTTCAGCAGCAACTGCAATGTCAACTATATTTAATGATTTTGTCAATATTTCTCCGCCAGAGACTAAGGTGTTGGATTTTGACGATACAGACTCTATGGAAATGCTACCAGATGAGGATGTACTAATTAAAATATCTTTTCGATTAATAGTTGGTGACTTAATAGATTCTTATATTATGCAGCTAGTTCCAGTTAACTTTGCAAAGGATATGGTAAACAGATTGACTGGTGGTATGTCTGAAGAGAGTCAAGCTCCTGAGCAACCAGCTGCGGCAGCTACTACACAGCAAGCACCTCCACATGCAGTGGAAGAGAAAGTAGCAGCTTCTCCTAATCAAGGGAATCAGCAGCACCAAGAGCAACATATGCCACAATATCCTAATCAAGGATATCCAGCATATCAAGAGCAACCACAGCAACAGCAACAACAAGGCGCACCATATAATTATGGTCCACCACCTGGGTATCCACCCCAAGGCTATGGACAGCCTCAATATATGTACCCGCCGCCTCCACCATCTCCACAAAAGCCAGAGTATTATGGAGGATTGCATCAACCAAATGTCCAGCCTGCTGAATTCTCAAGCTTTGATCAGAGTAAAAGCAGCTATGCAGGAGAGGGTAACCTTAATTTGTTACTAGACGTACCCCTACAAGTTACTGTAGAATTAGGTAGAACGCGTAGACAAATTAAGGACATATTAGAACTAAGCCAAGGATCTATTATAGAATTAGATCGCCTTGCTGGTGAACCAGTAGACATACTAGTTAATAATAAGCTTATTGCTAAAGGCGAAGTCGTTGTAATTGACGAGAACTTTGGAGTACGTGTAACAGATATAATAAGTCAGATTGAGCGTGTACAGAAACTCCAATAAATGCTAACATCAAGGAGGTAATAGAATGTCAGCCAAAATAATGATAGTTGATGATGCTGCATTTATGAGAATGATGATTAAAGATATATTAACTAAAAATGGTTTTACAGTTGTAGCTGAAGCCGCTGACGGTGCACAAGCTGTTGAGAAGTATAAAGAACACAACCCTGATTTAGTAACTATGGATATAACAATGCCAGAAATGGATGGTATAGCAGCACTTAAAGAGATTAAAAAAATGGATCCATCGGCAAAGGTTATTATGTGTTCAGCCATGGGTCAACAAGCTATGGTTATTGATGCTATCCAAGCGGGCGCTAAAGATTTTATTGTTAAACCTTTTCAGGCGGACCGTGTTTTAGAAGCTATCGGTAAAACCTTAAGTTAAAATTAGAAAGTGGTGAAACGGTGAGCAATAAAGTAAATACACCTGTCATAATACTGCTATTAGCTATAATTATTGCTGTATTTATTCCTGCCTCCGTAAATGCTACAGGCAATGTATTTGATTATTTCAATCAAGGTACTGAGCAAGATGAAAATTTGGCTGATGAAGTTGGAACTACGACCACTAATAATACTTGGTTATTTATTAGTGCTTTAATTAAACTAGTAGTAGCCACAACAGTTATAATTCTAATCATATATTTTGGAGCAAAAATTATTACTGAGAAGAGACGACGTTTTCAGAGCAGCCAAAATATGCAAACCATAGGTGTACATGCATTAGGACAAAACAAAACACTACAGGTTGTTCGCATAGGTAAAAAAATCTATTTACTAGGCGTAGGGGATAACATTAATTTAATTAAAGAGTTGTCACCTGAAGATTCAATTAAATTATATGAACAAATTGAAGAACAAACACAAGAGGCTAGTGAAGACAATAACAGTTTTGCTAACCAATTTGATAGTGTTTTCAAAAATAAACTTTCTGAGTTTAGAAAACGCAATGATGTCTCCCCGCAATATCGTAATGAAAACGAGAGGGAGTATCTATGAAAAAAATTATAATAGTTACTTTACTAGTTTCTATGCTGCTTATGCCAGGTGTGTCATATGCACAACCGTTACCTGGTATTCCTGGAATTAATTTAGAGCTAGGAGCGACTGATAATCCAGAGGATGTTTCAGTTACTTTGCAATTGATACTTTTACTGACTATTCTATCAATTGCTCCTGCAATTTTAGTATTAATGACTAGTTTTACTAGAGTTGTGGTTGTACTTTCATTTACTAGAAATGCGTTAGCTACTAATCAAATGCCCCCAAACCAAGTTATAATAGGACTAGCTTTATTTATTACATTTTTTATTATGACACCAGTTTTTACTGAAGTTAATGAAGTAGCGTTACAGCCTTATTTAGCTGGAGAGTTAGAACAAACAGAGGCTTTAGAACAAGCTGCACTACCTTTTAAAGTATTTATGGCCAAGCATACTAGACAAAAGGATTTAGCTTTATTCTTAAACTATGCAGACATTCCTCCACCGGAGTCAATAGAGGATATACCGTTGCAGGCATTAGTACCAGCATTTGCAATTAGTGAATTAAAAACAGCTTTCCAAATAGGTTTTATGATTTTCATACCGTTTTTAGTTTTGGATATGATTGTGGCAAGTACGCTAATGTCGATGGGTATGATGATGCTACCGCCAGTTATGATTTCCTTACCTTTTAAGGTATTACTGTTTATATTAGTAGATGGTTGGTATCTTGTTGTCCGGTCGCTGTTAATTAGCTTCTATTAAAGGGGATGTAGAGTATGACTCCAGATTTTATTATTAGGTTAGGGCAAGATGCAGTAATTGTTGTATTAAAGGTAGCTGGGCCGATGATTACTGTTGGTCTTGCTGTTGGTTTAACCATTGCTATTTTTCAAGCTACAACACAAATTCAAGAGCAAACACTTACGTTTGTTCCTAAAATATTCGGAATTTTAGTAGCAATGGTTGTGTTTTCATCATTTATGCTAAATACGTTATTAGATTTTTCTTTGGAAATCTTTGAAAATTTACATTTATTTATTAGTTAGGTGTGTAATTTTACATGGAACTAATCAATCAATTACCAGCTTTCAGTCTTGTGTTCGTTAGAATACTATCGATGTTTATGATTGTTCCGTTTTTTAGTGGTAACCAAGTTCCTGTACCCTTTCGAATAGGAACTGCCTTCTTCCTTGCTATTATCGCATATGGTGGATTAAACCTAGAAAATCAATTCATACCACTTGGTGGAGAATATATATTTTATGTTGTTAAAGAGGTACTCATAGGTTTAATGATGGGATTTCTTGCATCGATGTTTTTTGCAGCTCTACAAGTAGCTGGACAATTTATCGATGTACAAATGGGATTTTTCCTAGCTAATGTTATCGACCCGCAAACAGGAGCTCAGGTTCCAATTATAGGATTTCTCAAGTATTATTTGGGTATATTAATTTTCTTATCATTAGATATACATCATGTTATTATTAATGCTTATATAGAGAGTTTTCAGATTATACCAGTTGGACATTTGTTCTTAGATGGAAGATACGCTGAGTTTGTTACAAGTGCATTTATTAGTATGTTTATAATTGCTGTAAAGATTTCTGCAC
The sequence above is a segment of the Desulfuribacillus alkaliarsenatis genome. Coding sequences within it:
- a CDS encoding flagellar export protein FliJ, translated to MKPFHFQYQKILDIKHKDVDTAKKIFSSSAKELEDAKAVYEEYKIEELALQRELAEVQSTSTFTLCNGYQYYLKLKKQREEQLRRVRELEKVLIIKHRELMQAYKEEKKWDKLSEIKKEAYVFEQSKLDQENLDEISLRQYGMKK
- a CDS encoding MotE family protein; this encodes MADSSEKNYSKLEWLFYIIILPMLFTAILSGVFMSFLGYDIAGTIRNALSAVPVVGNYIPDDPDRQLTAEEQIEQLQVDINNLENDIDNQLTIINELNSSLETRDNTIAALEQQIAELNKQLEGKLLDQQAWEENLAELARMYTSMPPNRAAPIISNLPDLEAIQILNQMNSADRAKILEQMNPIQAATLTSLMTARPDSESEEVAVLLAKIEQLNNQLDQRHRREERAQELASLYSNVSEERAAEVIAQMNNAEAVEILRQMSDVKRSSILGIMPSNRAAVLTQLLLN
- a CDS encoding flagellar hook-length control protein FliK → MNMNVFFAEFDMQQQLLPKGKKNADMGSLFADVLLNKTLLAKGETVDASLFSYEFAEMFYALSANTGNSLVGSNTSKDQFGVSDQLFTDYLLASMVSEKLSNLENDNSDYLANITELKDLLASLSMKESKAIETLVESLLESLSTDFESGDVELKSLISELDTAKLSEAFGFLDIALVMLQQLIGASQKNIAKANSLSSSQDALFQHKHKLTNKSNLSANALEILAKLENNNALLKDLLQTMGKEADKARELISMLKQLIAKTEQKSFHEGSNNQQLVTNVKQIPLHLQQNMTLPRNTESKNSQSKASDVGSQEVKAATTVNTGEVKANIQQPVTEERNSINHQHQWQQTGKELQSRDTIAVANSQNASQEATKNSSSNEVRLNYTNPNELQKQIQELVVKQAKYVKKPNGQQSLIVNLQPANLGSIKIVVAANQGQLTASIITDTVMTKELIESTINNLRVALANTGIQLDRMEIQQQNQSNQSVAQSAGAQSHLQQQKRNQDHQDEQQQKKQKSSGRFDIDELEELALDFIADNNLDKRFVSHDGYSAAVNYTA
- a CDS encoding flagellar hook capping FlgD N-terminal domain-containing protein, which encodes MGNTINIDRQSFSNTQQREIRQELGKDDFLKILVTQLQHQDPMQPLEDREFIAQMAQFSSLEQMTKIAELQKQSNSMQQFQAFQLVGKGLEGISDNQVINGVVSEVRMKNGIAVLRVNGRDISLEDIVRVYEVKPDSPVEEPKETEQPEVPGEEADNNIPDNTEETAEGVEAGTDDNNKTDEL
- a CDS encoding TIGR02530 family flagellar biosynthesis protein, with amino-acid sequence MDNKIWFHQPIQPVKRPITSTPKTSTQQPTKNFNDVFQKTLETTNEPVKFSTHAMKRINERGINMTESDISKLDNAIKKAALKGSKDALVIMNQVAYVVSVNNKTVVTAMDEKSTKENVFTNIDSAIIL
- the flgG gene encoding flagellar basal body rod protein FlgG, with amino-acid sequence MLRSLYSGVSGMQGFQTKLDVIGNNIANVNTVGFKASRVMFQDVLSQRIAGATIPEDGERGGRNPVQVGLGVGVAAIDTLHTEGSPQTTGVGTDLYINGDGYFAVQDGADGEILLTRAGNFTLDALGFLVTADGYFVLDEGGEPIQLEDEVESFSIGANGLITTIDGEGEQGEAGIIGLVTVRNPMGLEKVGGTKFRITGNADEEIEPQIGAPGEERRGFLVAGRLEMSNVELTSEFTEMIITQRGFQANSRIITTSDEILQEVVNLKR
- a CDS encoding flagellar FlbD family protein; this encodes MIEVSRLNGSTFYINPLHIEGFESIPDVVITLTNGKKLVVRENADEIITKLTEFYRNTGGLKVVIQYQAQQEIEK
- a CDS encoding flagellar basal body-associated FliL family protein; this translates as MFQNKLLNISLIILIALSLLAIVSVLAYMLFYDGTLDDNDEPRPVSGSDVQELAIKTDKITTNLADGRMIILTLSLLAEDRRSRDELQQRMVQVNDLIITTLHSQTRKDFETTEGLESYKLLLLQRLNQIMERGTIIDVFYIEKVIQ
- the fliM gene encoding flagellar motor switch protein FliM, which translates into the protein MSEVLSQSEIDALLTAISSGELDAEEMRKDEVQKKVKTYDFKRAYRFSKDQTRSLTRIHENFARLLTSYFSAQFRTLVQIAVASVDQLPYDEFIRSIPKMTILNVFEAYPLEGRLVMEVNPNVAYAMLDRLMGGQGVSAEKFRSLTEIETIVMEKIFNKALENFAEAWKTVVDLEPELDVLETNPQFMQIVSPNETVAVISFSTKIGDATGMINLCLPHVVLEPIMPKLTASHWLASQKKARSEQEIQQIQERVKKATVTVKAELGSTPLTIGEFLNLAVGDIIQLDSLYEEPVKIRVGNLLKFKGQPGVSKKRIALQVSEVLEEGVEENG
- the fliY gene encoding flagellar motor switch phosphatase FliY codes for the protein MGRDMLSQEEIDALLKAGGSDEDDDESTYEALDTDSSKNTNVSIDINDYLSPFEQDALGEIGNISFGSAATALSTLLGQKVDITTPTVSVIEVEKVNNEFPMPHVAVNVGYTSGFEGSNLLVIKSSDARIIADLMMGGDGRPDQEQELSELHTSAVSEAMNQMMGSAATAMSTIFNDFVNISPPETKVLDFDDTDSMEMLPDEDVLIKISFRLIVGDLIDSYIMQLVPVNFAKDMVNRLTGGMSEESQAPEQPAAAATTQQAPPHAVEEKVAASPNQGNQQHQEQHMPQYPNQGYPAYQEQPQQQQQQGAPYNYGPPPGYPPQGYGQPQYMYPPPPPSPQKPEYYGGLHQPNVQPAEFSSFDQSKSSYAGEGNLNLLLDVPLQVTVELGRTRRQIKDILELSQGSIIELDRLAGEPVDILVNNKLIAKGEVVVIDENFGVRVTDIISQIERVQKLQ
- a CDS encoding response regulator, whose amino-acid sequence is MSAKIMIVDDAAFMRMMIKDILTKNGFTVVAEAADGAQAVEKYKEHNPDLVTMDITMPEMDGIAALKEIKKMDPSAKVIMCSAMGQQAMVIDAIQAGAKDFIVKPFQADRVLEAIGKTLS
- a CDS encoding flagellar biosynthetic protein FliO, translated to MSNKVNTPVIILLLAIIIAVFIPASVNATGNVFDYFNQGTEQDENLADEVGTTTTNNTWLFISALIKLVVATTVIILIIYFGAKIITEKRRRFQSSQNMQTIGVHALGQNKTLQVVRIGKKIYLLGVGDNINLIKELSPEDSIKLYEQIEEQTQEASEDNNSFANQFDSVFKNKLSEFRKRNDVSPQYRNENEREYL
- the fliP gene encoding flagellar type III secretion system pore protein FliP (The bacterial flagellar biogenesis protein FliP forms a type III secretion system (T3SS)-type pore required for flagellar assembly.), which encodes MKKIIIVTLLVSMLLMPGVSYAQPLPGIPGINLELGATDNPEDVSVTLQLILLLTILSIAPAILVLMTSFTRVVVVLSFTRNALATNQMPPNQVIIGLALFITFFIMTPVFTEVNEVALQPYLAGELEQTEALEQAALPFKVFMAKHTRQKDLALFLNYADIPPPESIEDIPLQALVPAFAISELKTAFQIGFMIFIPFLVLDMIVASTLMSMGMMMLPPVMISLPFKVLLFILVDGWYLVVRSLLISFY
- the fliQ gene encoding flagellar biosynthesis protein FliQ, with amino-acid sequence MTPDFIIRLGQDAVIVVLKVAGPMITVGLAVGLTIAIFQATTQIQEQTLTFVPKIFGILVAMVVFSSFMLNTLLDFSLEIFENLHLFIS